In Citrus sinensis cultivar Valencia sweet orange chromosome 4, DVS_A1.0, whole genome shotgun sequence, one DNA window encodes the following:
- the LOC102630467 gene encoding uncharacterized protein LOC102630467, which yields MGKKLDYLLRKNNFKTYKFKPQVNLAISRLAVLKNQRQVKCSQARSDVVQFLQQGFQERALLRVEHVMKEQNMLDAFGMVEGYCNLLIERVHLIEQEKMCPDELKEAISTLLYAASRCGEFPELQEIRGLFTSHYGKEFVGRAIELRNNCGVNPKMIQKLSTRPPDLENRIKVLEEIAAESGIPLQLHEGSSASTENLSSVAHSKPEDSSETSPREMRKEDGLSDSVKARKKYKDVADAAQAAFESAAYAAEAARAAVELSRTGSHDPGDHDSPSNHQRKVIDGQQPVNIVSRSKNQEIHGEIQAESSKKSKNIAELERAMSTSNSDSTEENLNVPTMSFDEVDPIKLLEKDTVFYDSDKEDVGSSLKQIPSSSKAVLKVKSGQPAADAAKGSEFQSKQHLDMVKGPISVRTRQVRGY from the exons ATGGGAAAGAAACTCGATTATCTTCTTAGAAAAAACAACTTCAAGACCTACAAATTCAAGCCGCAGGTCAACCTTGCAATCTCTCGCCTGGCCGTTCTCAAAAACCAGCGCCAAGTCAAGTGCTCCCAAGCACGTTCCGACGTCGTTCAGTTCCTCCAACAAGGCTTTCAAGAACGTGCTCTCCTTCGC GTTGAGCATGTGATGAAGGAGCAAAATATGTTGGATGCTTTTGGTATGGTGGAAGGCTACTGCAATTTATTGATCGAAAGGGTCCATCTCATCGAACAAGAGAA AATGTGCCCGGATGAATTGAAAGAGGCAATATCAACCTTGCTTTATGCAGCTTCGAGGTGTGGTGAATTCCCAGAGCTTCAAGAGATTCGTGGCTTGTTCACGTCTCATTATGGCAAGGAATTTGTTGGCCGTGCTATTGAATTGCGCAACAATTGTGGAGTGAACCCCAAG ATGATTCAGAAGCTGTCAACTAGACCGCCGGATCTGGAGAACAGAATAAAAGTTCTCGAGGAGATTGCTGCTGAGAGTGGCATTCCTTTGCAACTTCACGAAGGCTCTTCTGCTTCCACGGAG AACTTAAGCAGCGTGGCTCACAGTAAACCAGAAGACAGTTCAGAAACTTCACCTAGAGAGATGAGGAAAGAGGATGGGTTGTCTGATTCAGTGAAAGCAAGGAAGAAGTATAAGGATGTAGCTGATGCAGCTCAAGCAGCTTTTGAGTCAGCTGCCTATGCAGCAGAAGCTGCACGAGCAGCTGTGGAACTCTCTCGAACTGGGTCTCATGATCCTGGTGATCACGATAGTCCTAGTAACCATCAAAGAAAGGTAATTGATGGACAGCAACCTGTGAACATTGTCTCCCGATCTAAAAATCAGGAAATTCATGGTGAAATTCAAGCTGAGTCGTCAAAAAAAAGCAAGAATATAGCAGAACTGGAGAGGGCAATGTCTACTTCAAATTCAGATTCaacagaagaaaatttaaatgtgcCTACAATGTCATTTGATGAAGTGGATCCTATCAAGCTACTGGAGAAGGATACAGTTTTTTATGACAGTGACAAGGAGGACGTAGGATCATCTCTTAAGCAGATACCTTCAAGCTCTAAAGCCGTTCTGAAGGTGAAGAGTGGACAACCTGCAGCAGATGCTGCCAAAGGATCTGAGTTTCAAAGCAAGCAGCATTTAGATATGGTGAAGGGACCAATTTCAGTAAGGACTAGGCAAGTGCGTGGATACTGA